In a single window of the Flavivirga spongiicola genome:
- a CDS encoding AAA family ATPase: MEHNSTFPIKLTELDMLRDEASSYLKSVQWEQGQRAKNKNKEAKDESILLYLSRANNGSNTAEITSVSKTILALKKRLLPDSIAIPIYLNQTLYAVQEGITLGIWIKDSYYDASGLSSLNENKSALDTNGKREFESKMHTATAFMLFSTAYKILNDLKPHASDDLSVMKQKFAGIPEVSLMTPLKGVSCSLFYYDKYLGHPEIIKSDKDVIDFTVVYFEALIDEIQLRKSSLEYTETIEDRTYKLEKSEFAVSGWSNVFQGTAKSIEFNKIKFEQIVGNRDAKHFARRLTERMLSYDFTAKKNPFQELGGFMPVFMGYGIPGTGKSMLIAAIATRLKEHCDTLDIPFLFHPMPDTLISTFQGGSAEKMVEWMKPMQDPSKLIFAPIDDAENNLQERTAQGVSAGVKEVIGVFLRYTEGAYAVNYGNSSIGLFTNLPEMLDKAVISRVQGRFKIDGARTEHDFLDQDHLWWRKLDETMPDFVNMQGPENYSYLQDQGLAKNMGEILNVSNKPTEERVHDIYNKVEKQFKSNQHLFYANLYKDMQKAFPFFSSRDVRNIQSAVSLRLTDFDLEENWFENPEIYFKQDYETKFNMLQELMRANMKGLDFSEIRRQEVVRYLDNVATIADTDFKRKVDARVNQLNIEREARSTFEDGN, from the coding sequence ATGGAACACAACTCAACATTCCCAATAAAATTAACCGAACTTGATATGCTTCGCGATGAAGCATCTTCCTATTTAAAAAGTGTACAATGGGAGCAAGGGCAGCGTGCAAAAAATAAAAATAAAGAAGCCAAAGATGAGTCTATCCTGTTATATCTATCTCGTGCTAATAATGGTAGTAATACAGCAGAAATAACCTCAGTATCAAAAACAATTTTGGCTCTAAAAAAACGTCTGTTACCCGACTCCATAGCAATTCCTATTTATTTAAATCAAACGTTATATGCCGTTCAGGAAGGTATTACTTTAGGTATTTGGATTAAAGATAGTTACTATGATGCTTCAGGGTTGTCAAGTTTAAACGAAAACAAATCAGCCTTAGATACTAATGGTAAACGAGAATTTGAAAGTAAAATGCATACTGCAACTGCATTTATGCTTTTTAGTACAGCATATAAAATATTAAACGATTTAAAACCGCACGCTTCTGACGATTTAAGCGTGATGAAACAAAAATTTGCAGGTATTCCTGAAGTGTCGCTTATGACACCTTTAAAAGGGGTTTCATGCAGTTTGTTCTATTACGATAAGTATTTAGGACATCCGGAAATTATAAAGTCAGATAAAGATGTTATAGACTTTACGGTGGTCTATTTTGAAGCATTGATAGATGAAATTCAATTACGTAAAAGTAGTTTAGAATACACCGAAACAATTGAAGATAGAACTTACAAGTTAGAAAAATCAGAATTTGCCGTTTCAGGTTGGAGTAATGTATTTCAAGGAACAGCAAAAAGTATTGAGTTCAATAAAATTAAGTTTGAGCAAATTGTAGGTAACCGGGATGCAAAACACTTTGCGCGTCGTTTAACAGAGCGTATGCTAAGCTATGATTTTACAGCCAAAAAAAATCCATTTCAAGAATTGGGTGGATTTATGCCAGTTTTCATGGGATATGGAATTCCAGGAACAGGAAAGAGTATGCTTATTGCTGCTATAGCAACTCGACTTAAAGAGCATTGTGATACCTTAGATATTCCGTTTTTGTTTCATCCGATGCCAGATACGTTGATAAGTACATTTCAAGGAGGTTCAGCAGAAAAAATGGTAGAGTGGATGAAACCCATGCAAGACCCTTCAAAACTAATCTTTGCGCCTATTGATGATGCAGAAAACAATTTGCAGGAACGAACGGCTCAAGGCGTTTCGGCAGGAGTAAAAGAAGTGATTGGCGTATTTTTGCGCTATACAGAAGGTGCCTATGCTGTAAACTATGGAAACAGTTCGATAGGATTATTTACTAATCTACCCGAAATGCTAGATAAGGCAGTGATTTCTCGTGTACAAGGGCGATTTAAAATAGATGGAGCAAGAACAGAACATGACTTTTTAGATCAAGATCATTTATGGTGGCGTAAACTGGATGAAACCATGCCTGATTTTGTAAACATGCAAGGCCCGGAAAACTATAGTTATTTACAAGATCAGGGCTTAGCTAAAAATATGGGAGAAATATTAAATGTTAGCAATAAGCCTACCGAAGAACGTGTACATGATATTTATAATAAAGTAGAAAAACAGTTTAAATCCAACCAGCATTTGTTTTATGCCAATCTTTATAAAGATATGCAAAAGGCCTTTCCTTTCTTTTCATCACGAGATGTGAGGAATATTCAAAGTGCTGTATCATTGCGATTAACAGATTTTGATTTAGAAGAAAATTGGTTCGAAAATCCAGAAATCTATTTTAAACAGGATTATGAAACGAAATTTAATATGCTTCAGGAATTGATGCGTGCTAATATGAAAGGATTGGATTTTTCAGAAATTCGTCGTCAGGAAGTAGTGCGTTATTTAGATAATGTAGCAACCATTGCTGATACTGATTTTAAACGAAAAGTAGATGCCAGAGTAAACCAATTAAATATAGAAAGAGAAGCAAGAAGTACTTTTGAAGATGGTAACTAA
- a CDS encoding DUF6638 family protein, with protein MQKLKEANLYRSELIPISGKLVERYNKCLVKLGFTKTKLKTFHIDGIGWSPEVAEEKENLHYLNNGEANPHGIIISPLQKGKPVYLPYHTFDREMMQQIFKTYGDKINDITRDSAICIDFDQKIDAFYESLDLLKYNTIHINFHLMNNLYHQQNEQLQLIEKFKEGHNFIDEEVHSELLNSAKTYGDLRARDLELPAIDFSVSSFYTRAFGGVYVLRDFITPIIVFEDETWHKEAIKDTSYEVLIYHIHQPELMDKLRDHVIIEYDLEVAVKTERYERIKKFEMTQYLKETQHPIKDILDNPILYKSYLNKLDIESRKKIMSVERYLEKLETSNQYKIADIVDLKLFEALHRPHSSLEGKHQDLIWKLLVNVSPKDVLYWYWYDKEDFYNSFESWDDSLKEWTIATISNKI; from the coding sequence ATGCAAAAACTAAAAGAAGCCAATTTATATAGAAGCGAGCTTATTCCTATTAGTGGAAAACTAGTGGAACGATATAATAAATGTTTAGTAAAACTTGGGTTTACCAAAACGAAGTTAAAAACGTTTCATATAGACGGTATTGGATGGAGTCCTGAAGTAGCTGAAGAAAAAGAGAATCTTCATTACTTAAATAACGGAGAAGCAAATCCACATGGTATTATTATTTCACCATTACAAAAAGGTAAGCCCGTGTATTTACCGTATCATACTTTTGATAGAGAAATGATGCAGCAGATATTTAAAACCTATGGAGATAAAATCAATGATATTACCAGAGATTCAGCAATTTGTATTGATTTTGATCAAAAGATAGATGCTTTTTATGAATCTTTGGATCTGTTGAAATACAATACAATACACATTAATTTTCACTTAATGAATAATTTGTATCATCAACAAAATGAACAACTCCAGTTAATAGAAAAATTTAAAGAAGGTCATAATTTTATAGATGAAGAGGTGCATTCAGAATTATTGAATTCGGCTAAAACTTATGGTGATTTAAGAGCTAGAGATTTAGAATTACCTGCTATAGATTTTTCAGTAAGCTCTTTTTATACTAGAGCTTTTGGAGGTGTATATGTTTTACGTGATTTTATTACACCTATCATAGTTTTTGAAGATGAGACCTGGCATAAAGAAGCCATTAAAGACACGAGTTATGAGGTACTGATATATCATATTCATCAGCCAGAATTAATGGATAAATTACGTGATCATGTGATTATAGAATACGATCTAGAGGTTGCAGTAAAAACAGAACGTTACGAGCGTATTAAAAAGTTTGAAATGACTCAATACCTGAAAGAAACACAGCACCCCATTAAAGATATTTTAGACAATCCTATTTTGTATAAAAGTTATCTTAATAAATTAGATATAGAATCACGTAAAAAGATAATGAGTGTAGAGCGTTATTTAGAAAAACTAGAAACAAGTAATCAATATAAAATAGCCGACATCGTAGATTTAAAGTTATTTGAAGCATTACATAGGCCACATTCCTCTTTAGAAGGCAAACACCAGGATTTAATTTGGAAATTGTTAGTAAATGTATCGCCTAAAGATGTGCTGTATTGGTATTGGTATGATAAAGAAGATTTTTATAATAGCTTTGAGTCATGGGACGATTCGCTTAAAGAATGGACTATAGCAACTATTAGTAACAAAATTTAA
- a CDS encoding NUDIX domain-containing protein, which translates to MVTNRIKNIVSNLLSDNYYILKKLTFDYLMKSGKWVTQMREVYDRGDGAGILLYNKEKQTIILIKQFRMPTYMNDNEDGFLVEICAGMLDKDNPEACIIRETEEEVGYRIKEVQKVYEGYSSPGVMTEKMHFFIGEYTDDMKVSEGGGLDSEHEDIDVLEMPFSEAVNMLHTGKIVDTRTIVLLQYAIINKLLIPAKAGIS; encoded by the coding sequence ATGGTAACTAATCGTATAAAAAACATAGTAAGCAATTTACTTTCAGATAACTATTATATACTCAAAAAACTAACTTTTGATTATTTAATGAAAAGCGGAAAGTGGGTTACCCAAATGCGTGAAGTTTATGATCGGGGAGATGGTGCAGGGATCCTGCTTTATAATAAAGAAAAACAAACCATTATCTTAATAAAACAGTTTAGAATGCCTACTTATATGAATGATAATGAAGATGGATTTTTAGTAGAGATTTGTGCTGGTATGCTTGATAAAGATAATCCGGAAGCCTGTATTATAAGAGAAACAGAAGAAGAAGTCGGATATAGGATAAAAGAAGTGCAAAAAGTATATGAAGGGTATTCATCACCCGGTGTGATGACCGAAAAAATGCATTTCTTTATTGGTGAATATACCGATGATATGAAAGTGAGTGAAGGAGGAGGTTTAGATAGTGAACATGAGGATATCGACGTATTGGAAATGCCTTTTTCAGAAGCGGTTAATATGTTGCATACTGGAAAAATAGTAGATACGAGAACTATTGTGTTGTTGCAATATGCTATAATTAATAAGTTGCTAATTCCTGCGAAGGCAGGAATCTCATAA
- a CDS encoding S9 family peptidase gives MKRILLTFITLTTMFSSCKSNKNEKPYLAIQTPKAKKVPKTLTIHDDTRIDNYFWMRLSDEQKNAETPDAQTQDVLSYLNIENDYLQKAMAHTNMFQENLYNEIVDRIKKDDQSVPVNHKGYSYYSRFEEGGDYALYCRKKIAEDAEEEIMLNGPELAKGFSYYSFGGQSVSPDNKMLAYGIDTVSRRQYTIHFKNLETGQLLKDKLSNTGGSATWANDGKTLFYTTKDPQTLRQNKILKHVLGTNQSEDVVVYEEMDDTYRCGVFKTKSEAYLMIGSFQTLATEYRYLDANTPDGAWKVIQPREKGLEYSVDHFEDHFYIRTNMGAKNFKLVKTPINKTEKENWVDVIPHRDDVYFQGMDLFKNYLVSEERKDGLRAIRVMLWNGENDHYIEFKDPAYYASTTSNLDFDTPILRYRYSSLTTPNSTLEYNMETNEQVLLKQEAVLDPNFLTDNYRSERLYATAADGTKIPISLVYKKGLERNGETPLLLYAYGSYGNNTEPTFSSSRLSLLDRGFVYAIAHVRGGQEMGRDWYENGKLLKKKNTFTDFIDAGKYLVNEGFTSSKHLYAYGGSAGGLLMGGILNMAPDLWNGVIAAVPFVDVISTMLDETIPLTTFEFDEWGNPKNKEYYDYMKSYSPYDNVEAKAYPNILITTGYWDSQVQYWEPAKWIAKLRELKTDDNLLMMDCNMDTGHGGASGRFERYKRLALTYAFIFDLEGIED, from the coding sequence ATGAAGCGTATTCTACTTACATTTATAACTCTTACAACCATGTTTTCATCTTGTAAATCAAACAAAAATGAGAAACCTTATTTAGCCATTCAAACTCCTAAAGCAAAGAAGGTTCCTAAAACATTGACCATTCATGATGATACACGTATCGATAACTATTTTTGGATGCGTCTAAGCGATGAACAAAAAAATGCAGAAACACCAGATGCACAAACTCAAGACGTTCTAAGCTATTTAAATATCGAAAATGATTATTTGCAGAAAGCCATGGCGCATACTAATATGTTTCAAGAAAATCTGTATAACGAGATCGTGGATCGTATTAAAAAAGATGATCAGTCTGTACCTGTAAACCACAAAGGATATTCGTATTACAGCCGCTTTGAAGAAGGCGGAGACTATGCGTTGTATTGTAGAAAAAAAATAGCAGAAGATGCAGAAGAAGAAATTATGCTTAACGGGCCGGAATTGGCAAAAGGATTTTCTTATTATAGTTTTGGAGGGCAATCAGTTAGCCCTGATAATAAGATGTTAGCTTATGGTATTGACACAGTTTCTAGACGTCAATACACAATTCATTTTAAGAACTTAGAAACAGGTCAATTATTAAAAGATAAACTTAGTAATACAGGAGGTAGTGCGACCTGGGCAAATGATGGTAAAACCCTTTTTTACACGACTAAAGACCCACAAACATTACGTCAGAATAAAATATTAAAACATGTTTTGGGTACGAATCAGTCTGAAGATGTTGTTGTTTATGAAGAAATGGACGACACCTATAGATGTGGTGTTTTTAAAACAAAATCGGAGGCCTATTTAATGATTGGTAGCTTTCAAACATTAGCTACAGAGTACAGATATTTAGATGCTAATACGCCTGATGGAGCATGGAAGGTTATTCAACCTAGAGAAAAAGGATTGGAATACAGTGTTGATCATTTTGAAGATCATTTTTATATTAGAACCAATATGGGTGCTAAAAATTTCAAGCTGGTTAAGACGCCTATAAACAAAACAGAAAAAGAAAATTGGGTAGATGTTATACCGCATAGAGATGATGTGTATTTTCAAGGCATGGATCTTTTTAAAAACTATTTAGTTTCAGAAGAGCGTAAAGATGGATTAAGAGCTATTCGAGTGATGCTTTGGAATGGAGAAAATGACCATTATATTGAGTTTAAAGACCCTGCTTATTATGCCTCTACAACTTCTAATTTAGATTTTGACACCCCAATTTTGCGTTACAGATATAGTTCTTTAACAACGCCTAATAGTACTTTAGAATATAATATGGAGACTAATGAGCAAGTATTGTTGAAGCAAGAAGCCGTACTAGATCCCAATTTTTTAACAGATAACTATAGATCAGAACGTTTATATGCTACTGCAGCAGACGGAACAAAAATTCCTATTTCTCTGGTCTATAAAAAAGGACTAGAAAGAAATGGAGAAACACCATTGTTATTATATGCGTATGGTTCTTATGGAAACAATACAGAGCCCACTTTTAGTTCGTCCCGATTAAGTTTACTGGATAGAGGGTTTGTTTATGCAATTGCACATGTACGCGGTGGACAAGAAATGGGAAGGGATTGGTATGAAAATGGTAAGCTACTTAAAAAGAAAAATACGTTTACAGATTTTATTGATGCTGGTAAATATTTAGTGAATGAAGGATTTACCAGTAGTAAACATTTATATGCCTACGGAGGATCTGCTGGAGGCTTATTAATGGGAGGCATATTAAATATGGCTCCCGATTTATGGAATGGTGTTATTGCAGCGGTTCCTTTTGTTGATGTTATTTCGACGATGCTGGATGAAACGATACCGTTAACTACTTTTGAGTTTGATGAATGGGGAAATCCAAAGAATAAGGAATATTATGATTATATGAAATCGTATTCGCCTTACGACAATGTGGAAGCAAAAGCATATCCTAATATTTTAATTACAACAGGCTATTGGGATAGTCAGGTACAATATTGGGAACCAGCTAAATGGATTGCAAAATTACGTGAATTGAAAACAGACGACAATTTATTAATGATGGATTGTAACATGGATACTGGTCACGGAGGTGCATCCGGGAGGTTTGAACGTTATAAAAGATTAGCTTTAACCTACGCCTTTATTTTTGATTTAGAAGGTATTGAAGACTAG
- a CDS encoding DUF4249 domain-containing protein: MKKAKPHIIYMILINVLINSCIDPIDVDSNVLENAIVIEAIITNELKHHQINLSRTFDLDKDEPSPEINAEVKIIDASQNVYNFNEDTPGKYISTSEFAAETGNTYQLFVTTGAGDSYTSNPLPLTSETQIGDVNIAVETNEDGVLGVGVFANSFDSSGNSRYYRYEYEETYKIVAPFWNRFDAIVVSPTEVGLTPRIKEEKVCYGSALSTGIIQTETSGFSEDRVTQKLVRFIPVDNPIITHRYSVLIKQYVQSLESYTYFKTLKELSGSESLLSQNQPGFISSNIFSEKNPNEKVLGFFDVSSVSSKRVFFNFRDLFSTAQRLPPYFVACDFFAPLDNDSDISLIKAIQAGSFKYYRQNYIFGSPPVVPNGGPYVLVIPECGDCTTIGTNVVPEFWID, from the coding sequence ATGAAAAAAGCAAAGCCTCATATTATTTATATGATTTTAATAAATGTTCTAATTAATAGTTGTATAGATCCTATTGATGTTGATAGTAATGTATTAGAAAATGCCATAGTAATTGAAGCAATTATAACAAATGAACTTAAGCATCATCAAATAAACTTATCAAGAACATTTGACCTAGATAAAGACGAACCTTCTCCCGAAATTAATGCTGAAGTAAAAATTATTGATGCCTCACAAAACGTATATAATTTTAATGAAGATACTCCTGGCAAATATATTTCTACATCAGAATTTGCAGCAGAAACTGGCAATACCTATCAGTTATTTGTAACAACTGGAGCTGGTGATTCATATACATCCAACCCATTACCTTTAACAAGTGAAACCCAAATAGGAGATGTTAATATTGCAGTAGAAACTAATGAAGATGGTGTTTTGGGAGTTGGCGTATTTGCAAATAGTTTTGATTCTTCTGGAAATTCCAGATATTACCGCTATGAATATGAAGAAACCTATAAAATAGTAGCTCCCTTCTGGAATAGGTTCGACGCTATCGTTGTATCCCCTACAGAAGTTGGACTAACTCCAAGAATTAAAGAAGAAAAGGTTTGTTATGGTAGCGCATTGTCTACTGGTATTATCCAAACAGAAACCAGTGGTTTTTCTGAAGATCGTGTAACGCAAAAACTCGTTAGATTTATTCCGGTAGATAACCCTATAATTACGCACCGGTATAGCGTTTTGATAAAACAATATGTACAATCGTTGGAATCGTATACGTACTTTAAAACACTTAAGGAGCTATCAGGCTCAGAAAGTCTCCTCTCTCAGAATCAACCCGGATTTATAAGTAGTAACATATTTTCAGAAAAGAACCCTAATGAAAAAGTGCTAGGGTTCTTTGATGTATCTTCGGTCTCGAGCAAACGAGTATTTTTTAATTTTCGAGATCTTTTTTCAACCGCACAACGTCTTCCTCCTTATTTCGTAGCCTGCGACTTTTTCGCACCGCTTGATAATGACAGTGACATTTCTTTAATTAAAGCTATTCAAGCAGGAAGTTTTAAATATTACAGACAAAATTACATTTTTGGATCGCCGCCTGTAGTTCCAAATGGAGGGCCTTATGTCTTAGTTATTCCGGAATGTGGAGATTGTACAACCATTGGAACTAATGTGGTTCCTGAGTTTTGGATAGATTAA
- a CDS encoding coiled-coil domain-containing protein — protein sequence MSDDFDLLETNSNEKTEKVDVNWGKAIDTMKSKLSQEDDPEVRQKILNATLDDVVHMAEKDRTTLLDAIKDLTDYQDEVGIIFEKFSALNATEQKVIDDAQKALERAKIELEDAEAKPNTWWNNLWGRKSKIKKAQDELKVAEKTRAAADNKAKAMFQERIESADVQTLLSELSYKSQAAVSRLKNREVEIKEVEDKLQDAIVEATKNHTKALEKKKEVEAKLEEQYALLKQARQELEDIADKQSADYAQAVGKVTTLEQKVEELEGLKNAYTTLAASKDSFVHKHNLTIKVLTSLRSNLQTHRAKLKSDTEERLKYYDGYVVALKARTDQEFAAILEHLGVKTDEHIGETLASMHTASAKARQDMMDNIPVHEKVMQGVYSSYAEALQEIRAKDNDIQKNFAERYGIDMKEIFEDYYKVDPNKASEGDDDEPEGKPKPEAGDDDLLS from the coding sequence ATGTCTGACGATTTTGATTTATTGGAAACCAATTCTAACGAGAAAACAGAGAAAGTAGATGTCAATTGGGGAAAGGCCATAGACACTATGAAATCTAAATTATCTCAAGAAGATGATCCAGAAGTTCGACAAAAAATATTAAATGCCACCTTAGATGATGTGGTACATATGGCTGAAAAAGACAGAACAACGCTTTTAGATGCTATTAAAGACCTAACCGACTATCAAGACGAAGTTGGTATTATTTTCGAAAAATTTTCTGCACTTAATGCTACTGAGCAAAAGGTCATCGACGATGCTCAAAAAGCTTTAGAGCGTGCCAAAATAGAATTAGAAGATGCTGAAGCAAAACCAAATACCTGGTGGAATAATCTTTGGGGGCGTAAAAGCAAAATTAAAAAAGCTCAAGACGAACTTAAAGTTGCTGAAAAAACGCGTGCTGCTGCCGATAATAAAGCAAAAGCAATGTTCCAAGAGCGTATTGAAAGTGCCGATGTTCAAACATTATTAAGTGAACTATCTTATAAATCTCAAGCAGCTGTAAGTAGATTGAAAAATCGTGAGGTAGAGATTAAAGAAGTAGAAGATAAATTGCAAGATGCTATCGTAGAAGCCACTAAAAACCATACAAAAGCTTTAGAAAAGAAGAAAGAAGTAGAAGCAAAATTAGAAGAGCAATATGCATTGTTAAAACAAGCACGTCAAGAACTCGAAGATATTGCAGATAAGCAATCTGCAGATTATGCGCAGGCTGTTGGTAAAGTAACAACTTTAGAACAAAAAGTGGAAGAATTAGAAGGCTTGAAAAATGCTTATACTACACTCGCGGCGAGTAAAGACAGTTTTGTACACAAACATAATTTAACTATTAAAGTTTTAACCTCATTGCGAAGTAATTTACAAACGCATCGTGCTAAATTAAAAAGTGATACCGAAGAACGCTTAAAGTACTATGATGGTTATGTAGTAGCTTTAAAAGCTAGAACAGATCAGGAATTTGCTGCCATTTTAGAACATTTGGGAGTAAAAACAGATGAGCATATCGGAGAAACGCTAGCATCTATGCATACCGCAAGTGCCAAAGCGCGTCAAGATATGATGGATAATATTCCAGTTCACGAAAAAGTGATGCAAGGTGTATATAGTAGTTATGCAGAGGCCTTACAAGAAATTCGTGCCAAAGACAATGATATTCAAAAGAATTTTGCAGAGCGTTATGGTATCGATATGAAAGAGATTTTTGAAGATTACTATAAAGTCGATCCAAATAAAGCTTCAGAAGGCGATGATGATGAACCAGAAGGAAAGCCAAAACCAGAAGCAGGCGATGATGATTTGTTGAGTTAA
- a CDS encoding bifunctional helix-turn-helix transcriptional regulator/GNAT family N-acetyltransferase, with translation MDALRGYGELGLGSRLKRVSEYMMKETQLVYNHFNVDFDPYLFPIFKIIANKKGVTNSEIQNALQFTQPAITQAINKLNDKGLIIYQSDKLDKRKKIIHLSDKGHHTLKKLKPIWKSIDKVIKEYTLESSSSLIEHLNILENKLNAKSFSNAIINDVKMNTTKALEIISFNKKFAKDFYELNVEWLKTFFYIEPYDEEVLSKPEQYIINKGGHIFFAKLNNQIVGTVALMPIGNAGLFELTKMAVSPKHQGYKIGQQLMQHCIDFAKSIGLPSLILYSNTTLENAIYIYKKYGFIEKPLEPNTPYKRSDIKMELTF, from the coding sequence ATGGATGCATTACGTGGTTATGGTGAATTAGGATTAGGATCCAGACTTAAAAGGGTGAGTGAATATATGATGAAAGAAACACAATTAGTTTACAATCATTTTAATGTAGATTTTGATCCCTACCTGTTTCCGATATTTAAAATAATAGCTAACAAAAAAGGGGTGACAAATTCTGAAATACAAAACGCTTTACAATTTACACAACCCGCCATAACTCAGGCTATAAATAAACTAAACGATAAGGGTTTGATTATCTATCAATCAGACAAATTAGATAAACGAAAAAAAATAATTCATCTATCAGATAAAGGACACCACACATTAAAAAAATTAAAACCTATCTGGAAAAGTATTGATAAAGTGATTAAAGAATATACTTTGGAAAGTTCTTCTTCCTTAATAGAACATTTAAATATTTTGGAAAATAAACTTAACGCTAAAAGTTTTAGTAATGCAATCATTAATGATGTTAAAATGAATACAACAAAAGCCCTTGAAATTATTTCTTTTAATAAAAAATTCGCTAAAGACTTTTATGAGCTAAATGTTGAATGGTTGAAAACATTTTTTTATATAGAACCCTATGATGAAGAAGTTTTAAGCAAACCTGAACAATACATTATTAATAAAGGTGGTCATATATTTTTTGCGAAACTTAATAACCAGATTGTTGGAACCGTTGCGCTTATGCCTATAGGTAATGCTGGGCTTTTTGAGTTAACAAAAATGGCTGTTTCTCCTAAACATCAAGGTTATAAAATTGGCCAACAGCTTATGCAACACTGTATTGATTTTGCAAAGTCTATTGGTCTTCCTAGCCTTATACTCTATTCAAATACAACTTTAGAAAATGCCATTTATATATACAAAAAATATGGATTCATAGAGAAACCGTTAGAACCTAATACACCATATAAACGAAGTGATATTAAAATGGAATTAACGTTTTAA